A single Nicotiana tabacum cultivar K326 chromosome 5, ASM71507v2, whole genome shotgun sequence DNA region contains:
- the LOC107804896 gene encoding uncharacterized protein LOC107804896 isoform X2, which produces MDKNKSRTDLLAAGRKKLQQFRQKKDGKGGKSSKASKSGGDVTPDVVNVTAKSDQVPDEEKPLHRGDGIPTSSESLTRKDVSATHAEAPPLDESLNVETVEMTSASGKLVKEDAGEPEASLNSDSGDRDIVGSSSISEHANAKMVIEDVTDAYLEAPRIIASDVSAKSSATDVPVDFSSYSSVDEAVAHQVEVERPHVPEQVSDVGTMQESHNSGSKQGDSSSEVEIEGDKKLPLNESTETSISQTATLVGDEGNEETKAEYIQLSEPNNVPSAVLATQNAEIAEDSGHQMEDAASGLHEEEKLERPSSAGEYENYRDDVRISDSIDIVSEDSVKNKMVNISSRSDESYISLYQLAEVVRDLDEEGFRFLLTCRESAPNAPSLKLFDDFEKLKEQLYLASLVKDVSCLQLAEESELQMELCRQHHTLTDQISAAKASLNDLGEKNDILADQLAQLRTEFQLIVSERDGLQKQVHVSKGEVGELSERINELQSNLETSLGENASLSSEMVDCRNLVATLQVRNESLIGSLNLLSEENKKLLEEKENLVFENEKLGTELAQSKTLFGSLQLENAELSENFTSLSEEKRKLDGEKEHLLSENEKLLAQMSDHKNVVEALQVENKNVNEILISVKEAKKQLQEEKQSLLSETEKLGLEFQESKSLAEALQMEVAEAKGQLMEERNKLEEQNKYFLSESEKQLFQLAEYKNSCNKVEDDLKDLTLRIEQLTEENMYLKRSLELFETMKTESPNQSSFAYQSREAGPQLEVSCQSSSAPANLIDDDGSKWFGVMKRHEEEAERVLEKLEKAIGDMHSQSASMSRSSGKAVSPGVSKLIQAFEPKDHDDEHHPEELQSFENQTDADPYVLIQGLTKTLRALLKDLVLEAGKGYQFLEGEKSCKTAAVVAAEELRAKFQSLNELIDLLEGANIELMVFNESLGGCFWNAKEKEGELMVLNEALHKEEVAAKSENNKLRGNLSSYQEKLSILQNQLGEMRESCKEMGSDISNQVEALYREVADRGSILREEWNSTIDQVFQTLRRLDLSVETVGSSSPSRIDHGLGCINLSSRTAASIDAAINVIEALQDQVEASRHESVSTSREVNEKLDFLQVENERSAGLLHKIYSNLKKLVNEKPGHLQEAEVDDPEKPVDLSHPGAFDSLLEQLQSFLDEKAQVEFVNGKLKSELMARTKDFEELSKRSFESDSILKMVQVVEGVIALDSFETNVNDPVSCLESLISLLVQKYKEATEDARLSRKGYASKEAQVIDLQGQMDHLSLLLVQCENEVVVLRESLKRAEEEVVAIGSQYQEKVADIEQSEQRVSSLREKLGIAVTKGKGLIVQRDSLKQSLADTSSELQKCSEELQLKDARLQEIEMKLKTYSEAGERMEALESELSYIRNSATALRESFLLKDSVLQRVEEILEDLELPEHFHSKDIIEKVDFLAKSVAGNSLHLSEWDQKSSIGGSYSDTGYALTDGWKEVAQSNLGSSEDLRRRFEELQGKFYGLAEQNEMLEQSLMERNNLVQKWEEILDGIDMPSHLRSMEPEDRIGWLMLAFSETQNQYNSLQQKYDNFESSFASASAELEESRRKISELESAYQLVVSEKELLLKNLESLNFDYEEMSRKTAQSDITNDDLRSRVGDLQKKLNEMLGAEERIHHLEGEIRRLGDMVKDVLQNSETDDALFSSGSTEALEQLLRKLIEKYTALSLPSESELTLEHVDKGADLSHEENRESNVRCAEDADGGALSRKLEDALSDLLSLKEERENIVLTNQSLVRELEELGIKNKELQDLLSQEEHKSSSLREKLNVAVRKGKSLVQHRDSLKQLIEELNGEVERLKSEIKLQENAISDYEQKIKDLSVFQERIKTVESESSILRDQLAEKDSTLSMILSALDDVNVGSNIGNPVEKLKTVGQLCHDLQSALTSSEHEAKKSKRAAELLLAELNEVQERNDGLQEELTKSQSELFELSKQKESAEVAKHEALAHLEKLSFAHSEERKNQLAEITMLKSGVDQLREDLFVFDRLLNDVLSMDLETIRNLSSSMKVCLEPTDQNHFPLLVTDASSGLNFAEAENKVFNKEIGSINVKLNRHSRLLHEETAHISEILRTIHEEISYHKQHSNSLKTDVMRLESIQKEKDAELFTVQRYNAMLYEACTTLVMEIESRKSELAGNSLATGASRINSVYRSLAEGNDLAEKTDQFSEEGIRSVIEKLFMAVKDIMSLQSDIAEVGQKDMRATISNLQKELQEKDIQREKICAELVSQIKEAESVSKSYSQELQIAKSQMNDLHRKVDLMEEERDSLAHRIKELQDQESSFADLQLRVKALEDMLAAKEQENEALMQALDEEEAQMEDMTNKIEEMERVLLQKNKDMENLEVSRGKTMKKLSVTVSKFDELHQLSESLLSEVENLQSQLQERDTEISFLRQEVTRCTNDAIASAQMGSKRNTDEICDFLTWVDKMISRVQTHDMNYDDAKINQIHEYKEMLEKQVVSVVSELEDLRALAQTRDLMLKVEKDKVEQLVRKEEFLENSLRDKESQLTMLRGASDMGQLVNSTSEIIEIEPVANKRVMPGTVASQVRSLRKTNNDQAAVAIDVDPESGKLEDEDDDKAHGFKSLTTSRIVPRFTRPITDMIDGLWVSCDRTLMRQPVLRLSVIIYWFVLHALLATFAV; this is translated from the exons atggACAAGAATAAGAGCCGAACCGATCTGCTTGCTGCCGGTCGCAAAAAG CTTCAACAATTCAGACAGAAGAAAGACGGTAaaggtggtaaatcaagtaaagcCAGTAAATCTGGCGGTGATGTTACTCCAGATGTTGTTAACGTGACGGCAAAGTCAGATCAAGTTCCTGATGAAGAAAAACCACTTCACAGAGGTGATGGTATTCCTACTTCCTCGGAGTCACTTACCAGAAAGGATGTCTCAGCAACACATGCTGAAGCTCCTCCTCTTGATGAGTCGCTCAACGTTGAAACAGTTGAAATGACATCAGCCAGTGGCAAGCTGGTAAAAGAGGATGCTGGTGAACCTGAAGCTTCTTTGAATTCAGATTCTGGCGATCGGGATATTGTTGGTTCATCTTCAATTTCTGAACATGCTAATGCCAAAATGGTAATCGAAGATGTAACAGACGCTTATTTAGAAGCTCCCAGAATTATTGCTTCTGATGTGTCCGCTAAAAGTTCCGCAACGGATGTGCCTGTTGATTTCTCCTCTTATTCCAGTGTTGATGAAGCAGTTGCTCACCAAGTAGAAGTGGAAAGGCCGCATGTACCGGAGCAGGTATCAGATGTAG GGACAATGCAGGAATCACATAATTCAGGTTCGAAGCAAGGTGATTCAAGCAGTGAGGTAGAGATTGAAGGAGACAAGAAGCTCCCTTTGAACGAATCAACTGAGACTTCTATTAGCCAGACAGCCACTCTAGTGGGAGATGAGGGCAATGAGGAAACAAAAGCTGAATACATTCAACTCAGCGAGCCAAATAACGTTCCATCAGCTGTTTTAGCAACTCAAAATGCAGAAATAGCTGAGGACAGTG GTCATCAGATGGAAGATGCAGCTTCTGGTTTGCACGAGGAAGAAAAACTAGAAAGGCCTTCGAGTGCTGGTGAATATGAAAATTACAGGGATGATGTTCGAATTTCTGACTCCATAGATATTGTTTCTGAGGATTCTGTAAAAAATAAAATGGTGAACATCTCATCGAGGTCAGATGAAAGTTATATTAGCTTGTATCAGCTGGCGGAGGTGGTACGAGACCTTGATGAAGAGGGCTTTAGGTTCTTGCTCACGTGCAGAGAATCAGCTCCAAATGCACCTTCTTTGAAGCTTTTTGACGATTTTGAGAAGCTCAAAGAACAGCTATACCTAGCAAGTCTTGTAAAAGATGTCTCTTGTTTGCAGCTAGCTGAAGAGTCAGAACTTCAGATGGAACTCTGTCGTCAACATCATACGTTGACCGATCAAATATCTGCGGCCAAAGCTTCATTGAATGACCTTGGAGAGAAGAATGATATCCTTGCTGATCAGCTTGCGCAGTTGAGAACTGAATTTCAATTGATTGTATCTGAAAGGGATGGCCTCCAAAAGCAGGTTCACGTTTCTAAAGGTGAGGTTGGAGAACTTTCTGAAAGAATAAATGAATTGCAGTCTAATTTGGAAACATCACTTGGTGAAAATGCAAGTCTGTCTTCTGAGATGGTTGACTGCAGGAATTTGGTGGCAACTTTACAGGTTCGAAATGAGAGCTTAATAGGAAGCCTTAATTTGCTATCTGAAGAGAATAAGAAGCTTTTGGAGGAGAAGGAGAATCTTGTTTTTGAGAATGAAAAACTGGGAACAGAGCTAGCACAGTCTAAAACTTTGTTCGGATCACTGCAGTTGGAAAATGCGGAGTTGTCAGAGAATTTCACTTCTTTGAGTGAGGAGAAAAGGAAACTTGATGGAGAGAAGGAGCATCTACTCAGTGAGAATGAGAAACTGCTTGCTCAAATGTCGGATCACAAAAATGTTGTGGAAGCTCTTCAGGTTGAGAACAAGAACGTAAATGAGATTTTGATATCTGTAAAAGAAGCGAAAAAACAGCTTCAGGAGGAAAAACAGTCTTTGCTCAGTGAAACTGAGAAACTAGGGTTGGAATTTCAGGAGTCCAAGTCTCTAGCTGAAGCTCTGCAGATGGAAGTGGCCGAAGCAAAAGGGCAATTGATGGAAGAGAGAAACAAGCTTGAGGAGCAGAATAAGTATTTTCTCTCCGAGTCTGAGAAACAGTTATTTCAGTTGGCAGAATATAAGAACTCGTGCAATAAGGTGGAAGATGACCTGAAAGACTTAACTCTGCGTATTGAACAACTAACCGAGGAGAACATGTATCTGAAGAGAAGCTTGGAGTTGTTTGAAACGATGAAGACAGAGTCACCTAACCAAAGTAGCTTTGCATATCAATCTAGGGAAGCTGGACCTCAACTTGAAGTTTCTTGCCAGTCTAGCTCTGCACCCGCAAATctgattgatgatgatggttcaaaATGGTTTGGAGTTATGAAAAGACACGAGGAGGAGGCAGAGAGAGTACTTGAAAAACTTGAGAAAGCAATTGGAGATATGCACTCTCAGTCAGCTTCTATGAGTAGGTCATCTGGTAAAGCGGTTTCACCTGGTGTGTCGAAACTTATTCAAGCTTTTGAGCCAAAGGACCATGATGATGAGCACCACCCAGAGGAGCTTCAGTCATTTGAAAATCAAACAGATGCAGATCCTTATGTGCTAATTCAAGGGCTAACAAAAACATTAAGAGCGTTGCTGAAAGATTTGGTGTTGGAAGCTGGCAAGGGCTACCAATTTCTTGAGGGAGAGAAGAGCTGCAAAACAGCCGCTGTGGTTGCTGCTGAAGAACTCAGGGCCAAATTCCAGTCTCTGAATGAACTTATCGATCTTTTGGAAGGAGCAAACATTGAGCTAATGGTTTTCAATGAATCTTTAGGGGGATGTTTCTGGAATGCTAAAGAAAAGGAGGGAGAACTTATGGTCCTAAATGAAGCTTTGCACAAGGAAGAAGTCGCCGCAAAATCTGAGAACAATAAGTTAAGGGGGAATCTTAGCAGCTATCAGGAAAAACTATCTATTTTGCAAAATCAGCTGGGTGAAATGCGTGAAAGCTGCAAAGAGATGGGTTCTGATATTTCTAATCAGGTAGAAGCGCTTTATAGGGAAGTTGCTGACAGAGGATCAATACTCCGAGAAGAATGGAACTCTACAATTGATCAGGTTTTTCAGACACTTCGGAGGCTAGATTTGTCTGTTGAGACTGTTGGCTCCTCTTCGCCGTCAAGAATAGACCATGGTCTAGGGTGCATAAACTTAAGTAGCCGTACTGCTGCATCTATCGATGCTGCCATCAATGTGATCGAGGCATTGCAGGATCAAGTTGAAGCTTCTCGCCATGAGTCAGTGAGTACCTCCCGTGAAGTCAATGAGAAGTTAGACTTCTTGCAAGTTGAAAATGAAAGGTCTGCCGGTCTTTTGCATAAGATTTATAGTAACCTCAAGAAACTTGTGAATGAAAAGCCAGGGCATCTACAAGAAGCTGAAGTTGACGATCCTGAGAAACCAGTAGATCTTTCTCATCCTGGTGCTTTTGATTCCCTACTGGAGCAGTTGCAAAGTTTTCTTGATGAGAAAGCACAAGTTGAATTTGTAAATGGAAAGCTGAAGTCTGAGTTGATGGCCAGGACAAAAGATTTTGAAGAACTGAGCAAAAGATCCTTTGAATCAGATTCTATTTTAAAGATGGTTCAAGTGGTTGAAGGAGTCATTGCTTTAGATAGCTTTGAAACCAACGTTAATGACCCAGTATCATGTCTAGAGTCCCTGATCTCTCTCCTAGTTCAGAAGTATAAAGAGGCAACTGAAGATGCGAGGTTGTCCAGGAAGGGATATGCTTCCAAGGAAGCACAAGTGATTGATCTGCAGGGACAAATGGATCACTTGAGCTTATTACTTGTTCAATGTGAAAATGAAGTTGTTGTCCTCAGGGAAAGTTTGAAGAGAGCTGAGGAAGAGGTTGTAGCTATTGGTTCGCAATATCAAGAGAAAGTTGCTGATATTGAACAGTCTGAGCAGCGGGTATCATCTCTAAGAGAGAAGCTTGGCATAGCAGTCACCAAGGGCAAAGGTTTGATTGTGCAGCGTGACAGTCTTAAACAATCTCTTGCAGACACATCCTCTGAACTGCAGAAATGCTCTGAGGAGTTGCAGTTGAAAGATGCAAGGCTTCAGGAAATTGAAATGAAACTCAAGACCTATTCGGAGGCAGGTGAGCGCATGGAAGCTTTGGAATCTGAACTCTCATACATTCGCAACTCTGCTACTGCATTAAGGGAGTCATTCCTTCTCAAAGACTCTGTTCTTCAGAGAGTAGAGGAGATTTTAGAAGATTTGGAGCTTCCAGAGCATTTCCATTCAAAGGATATCATTGAAAAAGTTGATTTTTTGGCAAAGTCAGTTGCTGGGAACTCTTTGCATCTGTCTGAATGGGATCAGAAGAGCTCTATTGGAGGATCATACTCTGATACTGGATATGCACTCACTGATGGATGGAAAGAGGTGGCACAGTCAAACTTGGGATCTTCCGAAGACCTTAGAAGAAGATTTGAGGAGCTCCAGGGCAAGTTTTATGGGTtggcagaacaaaatgagatgctTGAACAATCCTTGATGGAAAGAAACAACCTTGTCCAGAAGTGGGAAGAGATCTTGGACGGGATAGATATGCCTTCACACTTGAGATCTATGGAGCCAGAAgatcggattggttggctaatgctTGCGTTTTCAGAAACTCAAAACCAGTACAACTCTCTCCAACAAAAGTATGATAATTTTGAATCATCATTTGCATCAGCAAGCGCTGAATTGGAAGAGTCACGCAGAAAAATATCTGAGCTTGAGAGTGCATATCAATTGGTTGTCAGTGAGAAAGAGTTGCTTTTGAAGAATTTGGAGTCTCTTAACTTTGATTATGAGGAAATGTCAAGGAAAACTGCCCAATCTGACATAACTAATGATGATTTACGGAGCAGAGTAGGTGACTTGCAGAAGAAACTGAACGAAATGCTTGGAGCAGAGGAGCGTATTCATCATCTTGAAGGTGAAATAAGAAGATTGGGAGATATGGTCAAAGATGTCCTTCAGAATTCCGAGACAGATGATGCGTTATTTAGCTCTGGTAGCACTGAAGCTTTGGAACAGCTACTTAGGAAGCTTATAGAGAAGTATACCGCTCTTTCTTTACCTTCTGAGTCTGAGTTAACACTTGAGCATGTTGATAAAGGGGCTGATCTCTCTcatgaagaaaatagagaaagtAATGTCAGGTGTGctgaagatgcagatggaggtgcTCTCAGTAGAAAATTGGAGGATGCTCTCAGCGACTTGTTGTCCTTGAAGGAGGAGAGGGAGAATATTGTGTTGACTAATCAATCATTGGTTCGTGAACTTGAAGAATTAGGTATCAAAAATAAAGAACTGCAAGATCTACTCAGTCAGGAGGAACACAAGTCATCTTCTTTAAGAGAAAAATTGAATGTTGCAGTTAGGAAAGGCAAGTCCTTGGTGCAACATCGGGACAGCTTGAAGCAATTAATTGAAGAGTTGAATGGTGAAGTGGAACGCTTAAAATCCGAGATCAAGTTGCAGGAAAATGCTATTTCAGACTATGAACAAAAGATAAAAGATTTATCTGTATTCCAGGAGAGGATAAAGACCGTAGAATCTGAGAGCTCAATCCTGAGAGATCAATTGGCAGAAAAAGACTCTACCTTGAGCATGATTTTGAGTGCCCTGGATGATGTTAATGTTGGGTCTAACATTGGTAATCCTGTCGAGAAGCTAAAAACTGTTGGGCAATTATGCCATGATTTGCAGTCAGCTCTTACTTCTTCCGAACATGAAGCAAAAAAATCTAAAAGAGCAGCTGAGCTACTTCTTGCAGAGCTAAATGAGGTGCAAGAAAGAAATGATGGGCTACAAGAGGAGCTAACAAAGTCTCAGAGTGAACTCTTTGAACTGTCCAAGCAAAAAGAATCTGCTGAAGTTGCCAAACATGAGGCTCTTGCACATTTAGAAAAGCTATCTTTTGCTCACTCAGAAGAAAGAAAGAACCAATTAGCTGAAATCACGATGCTAAAATCTGGTGTGGATCAGCTAAGGGAGGATCTCTTTGTATTTGACCGTTTGCTCAATGATGTTCTATCCATGGATTTGGAGACTATACGCAATCTCAGTTCTAGTATGAAAGTATGCCTAGAACCAACTGATCAAAATCACTTTCCTCTACTTGTGACTGATGCTTCAAGTGGCCTTAACTTTGCAGAAGCGGAAAACAAG GTTTTCAATAAAGAAATTGGTTCTATCAACGTAAAGTTAAACAGGCATTCCCGTTTATTGCATGAAGAAACTGCCCATATATCTGAAATATTAAGAACCATACATGAAGAAATATCCTACCATAAGCAGCACTCAAATTCATTGAAGACGGACGTGATGCGGTTAGAATCTATTCAAAAGGAGAAAGATGCAGAATTGTTTACTGTGCAAAGATACAATGCTATGCTTTATGAAGCTTGTACCACTTTGGTCATGGAAATTGAAAGCAGAAAATCCGAATTGGCTGGAAACAGCTTAGCTACTGGAGCTTCCAGAATCAATTCAGTGTATCGAAGTTTAGCTGAAGGAAATGATTTAGCTGAGAAGACTGACCAGTTTTCTGAGGAAGGTATTAGGTCAGTAATAGAGAAATTATTCATGGCTGTGAAAGATATTATGAGTCTGCAAAGTGATATTGCTGAAGTTGGCCAAAAGGATATGAGAGCTACTATATCGAATCTTCAGAAAGAACTTCAGGAGAAGGATATACAGAGagaaaaaatatgtgcagaactTGTTAGTCAGATTAAGGAAGCTGAATCTGTTTCAAAGAGTTATTCACAAGAGCTTCAAATAGCAAAATCTCAGATGAATGATTTACACAGGAAGGTGGACCTGATGGAGGAGGAGCGAGATTCTCTGGCACACAGGATAAAAGAACTGCAAGATCAGGAGTCCAGCTTTGCTGACTTACAGTTAAGAGTTAAAGCACTTGAAGACATGCTAGCTGCAAAGGAACAAG AAAATGAGGCACTGATGCAAGCACTTGATGAGGAGGAGGCCCAAATGGAAGACATGACAAACAAGATTGAAGAAATGGAGAGAGTCCTACTTCAAAAAAATAAAGATATGGAGAACCTTGAAGTTTCCCGCGGGAAGACTATGAAGAAGCTTTCTGTTACAGTAAGCAAATTTGATGAACTTCATCAACTATCTGAAAGCCTTTTGTCTGAGGTTGAGAATCTTCAGTCACAATTACAAGAGCGAGATACAGAGATTTCTTTCTTGAGGCAAGAAGTTACAAGATGCACTAATGATGCAATAGCTTCTGCTCAGATGGGTAGCAAAAGAAATACTGATGAAATCTGCGACTTTTTGACATGGGTTGACAAGATGATTTCCCGAGTCCAGACGCATGATATGAATTATGATGATGCAAAAATTAACCAGATCCATGAATATAAGGAAATGTTAGAGAAGCAGGTCGTGTCTGTGGTATCTGAGCTGGAAGATCTGCGTGCACTGGCACAGACGAGAGATTTAATGTTGAAAGTAGAGAAAGATAAAGTAGAACAGCTGGTTAGGAAAGAAGAATTTCTTGAGAACTCTTTGCGTGACAAGGAATCTCAATTAACCATGCTTCGAGGGGCCAGTGACATGGGGCAACTAGTAAATTCTACGTCGGAAATTATAGAGATAGAGCCAGTG GCCAACAAAAGGGTAATGCCTGGAACTGTTGCATCTCAAGTTCGCAGTTTGCGCAAAACTAATAATGACCAAGCAGCTGTTGCGATAGATGTGGATCCTGAGAGTGGGAAACtagaagatgaagatgatgataAGG CTCATGGTTTCAAGTCTCTAACGACATCAAGGATTGTCCCACGGTTTACAAGGCCCATAACTGACATGATAGATGGTCTATG GGTATCTTGTGATCGGACATTAATGCGGCAGCCTGTTCTACGGCTTAGTGTGATCATCTATTGGTTTGTGTTGCATGCTCTTCTTGCGACATTTGCAGTATGA